TGTAATGCGCTAATCAACCAATTGGGTGATTTGCAGTTTTTTGAAATTTTAAAACAGTGGGAAATTCCTGATATTGAAGCGGCGGAGTTTGAAGAAGTCAGTGTGTCATTCGAGACGATTTTTTCTAAAAGCAATACGGACTATTATAGTCAAATTGATGAAATGCTTAAAGGCCGCACAGTGCAACAGCACTCAACTAATGGCCCACAGCGTCAAGCGAGCGAGCATTTTGATTATGCTTTCTTTTTAAGAAAATTAATGGCGGCGCATATGGACCATAGTGTATTTGATTATCGCTTTAAACAAGAAATGCTAGCGCTGCATACGATTTATAATTATGATGAAAATGAACTGGCGGTATTAGTGTTGAAGCATTATCATGCCAAAGACACACAAATTGATTACGACCAATTGAGAATTGAAGCGGCTACAAAACCACAACCATCACCAGTAGCAACTGAGTCAACGAATGTAAAACCGGTGCACACTCAAGAAGCGCCGATAAAGGAAGAGGCGGATAAACGCAGTGCTATTCAACAGGCATTTCCATCGTTGCAAGACAAAGAGATTGAAATTGTCCTCTTATGCGAACGTGTGACGCCGCTGGCGATGTTAACGCAGATTAAGCGTGATAAAAATGGGTTTGTGTCCGCGCAAGAACAAATGTATATTCAAAATATTGCTCAGCTGACCAGTTTGCCACAAAGTGTGCAGTCCTTTTTAGTGTTTTACTTATTAATGATTCGCAATCGGACGGATTTTCAAAAAGGTGAGAGTGAAAGAGTCGCTAATGAGTGGCAGCAACAGCATTTAGATTCGCCGGCCAAAGTCTTGAATTATATTCATCAACAGGCGAAAGTAAAACAAATGCGTCAAAAAAATACGGCTAAGAAACAACCGTATCGCACACAACAACCTAAGCAAAAGGAACCACAACCTTATTGGATGAAGCAACAGGTAGCAACAGAAAAACAAAATCCCAAAACGAGTGAAACAACCAAGTCAGAAGCGCAATTGCGTAATCAGTTAGGTCAGTTATTTAATGAAGGGGGCAGTGAGCAGTAATGCAGACGATTCAAGAAATACTACAAAAAATTATGGAACTACCTCATTTTAATGAATACTTTCAAGCAACAGTCAAGCGGATTTTACATCATGAAGCGGTACAACAATTTATTAATGAGCATTCTGATGACATCTCGCAAGAAATGATACAAAATTCGTTATCCAAGTTAAATGAATTTGTATTGGAACATGATGCGTACCAAAGAGGTGAAGATGGCAAAAATCCAGGATTTAAGCCGGTGCTATTTTTGAATCAGAATTATATTGACATCGCCTACCGGCCGACTGATGGTTATTTAAAACGACAACAAGACCGTAAAGCGAAGGCATTGTTAGAGAATCGCATGATGAGTCGGGATGTTCGTGAAGCAAGTTGGGACCGATTGAAAATGGATACGCCCTCACGTAAACAGCTGGTTAATGAAATTACAAGATTTGTATCGAACTACCGTCAGCACCCAGAGACGACACAAGGTTTATATATATCCGGACCATTTGGTGTGGGGAAAACATATGTTTTAGGTGCGTTAGCAAATTCACTGGCTCAAACGGGTGTGAAAGTAACGATGTTGCATTTTCCAACATTTGCAAATAATCTGAAAAAATCAATTGAGACTAATGGTGTGCACGAATTAGTGAATGATACGAAAAAAGTTCCGATATTAATGCTTGATGATATCGGAGCAGAAAATAATTCTGCGTGGATACGAGATGATGTTTTAGGTGTTATTCTAGAGTATCGTATGAAAGAATCAATGCCGACATTTTTCACGTCAAACTTTTCGATGGATGAATTGGAGCAACATCTGGCTACAACACGTGAAGGTGTCGAAAAAGTTAAAGCAGCGCGATTAATGGAGCGGATGCGTTATGTTGCTAAAGAAGTGCAATTGGATGGCGAGAACTTGAGGCAGAAATTAAGAGGTGTGGTTGAATGAAAAAATTTGATGCGCAAGATAGGTTAGACTTTTTAAGAATAGTAAAAATGTTATTGATTACGAGTTTGATAGTGCAAATCGTTGTGCTGTCTGTATATTATTTTGGAGAAAAACAAGTAGTCTTAGCGTTTCCGATGTTGTTAGGTATATTATGTACAGCGGTCGCTTTGTTTTATAGTTATAGTTTGCGTGATTAATGGTCAGAATATGAAAATTAGTAGGATACTTCACCGGAAGGTCCTGCTTTTTTGATTTTTTACGCAATTCATTAAAAAAAGATTAGTAAAAATGATTGACAGGCATCTGTTTTTATATTATTATCATTTTACATCAGAATTAATAATACATCTTGGACAAAGAAATCTATGATATTTGAAGAGAGTTTACGGGTGGTGCGAGTAAACAATGCGATTAGATGAAGACACAGCCGAAAAAAGATGTACGGTAGCGCGTTAAAGCTAGAGAAGTCGCATGATTTTCTCGCTGAGGTGATGGCTGTGAGGTCGTCATGAAAAAAGGTGGAACCACGTTGATAAACGTCCTTTGCTTACATTGAGTGTGAGTGAAGGGCGATTTTTGTGGTTTAAAGAAAAGGGATAAAGAGAGGGAATATAGGATGAAAACTTGGAAAAAATGGATGGCGCTAGTTGTTGGGATGATAAATTTTGTTGCTGTTAGTAATACCAGTGCAACTGAAGCGATGATTGAACAAGATAAAAAAGTTATTATCGGCTTTGATGATACATTTGCACCCTTTGGTTTTAAAAATGAACAGGGCGATATTGTTGGATTTGATGTTGATTTAGCTAAAGCGGTATTTGAGCGAATGGGCGTGACGTATGAATTTCAACCAATTGATTGGTCAACCAAAGAAACGGAATTGAAGACGGGGAATATTGATATGATTTGGAGCGGCTATACAGTGACAAAAGAGCGCAGCAAAGTGTTACAATTTTCAGATGCTTATATGGATAATCGCCAAATCATTGTTGTAAGAAAAGACAGTAAGGTTCAGACCAAAGTAGATTTAGCGGGCAAAATTGTCGCAACCCAAGCAGAATCATCGTCATTGGCAGGGATGTTAAAAGATACAACGTTTGTTGATAGTATCGATGGTCAAGCCCCCGTTACATATGCTACCTTTGTTGAAGTATTTGCTGATTTGGACAATGGACGAGCTGATGCGATTATAGTGGATGAGACATTAGCCACTTACTTCTTGAGTAAAAACAAACAAGGTGATAGTTATCGTATCTTAAAAGAGCATTTTGGTGAAGAAACGTATGCAGTAGGTTTTAGAAAAACCGATACAGCGTTTGTGCAAAGATTTAATGAAGCCCTAGCAGCTGTGAAAAAAGATGGTACATTTGCTGAGATTACCAAAAAATGGTTTGACGAATTAAAACAATAAACCATAGTGCGAGCGCGGGTGTTCTGACTCGGAGCACTGGAGAAAGACACCGAAGTGCGAGTATCGAGCGCAGGAGACATTTGAAGTGGACGTCAAGGCAGTCCGAGCGAACCGAATTAACGAGCCGATGACGTGCGAGAAGCGCCCTCTGAGCATTTATGCGAAGTGGAGCCATTTCAGTGAGTTAGAGCCTAAATAAACCATGGTGCGATAACGAGCGGTTTGAAATGGACCACTGGAGCAAAAAGCACAAGAGAGCGACAGCCCTCTGAGCATTTATGCGAAGTGGAGCTATTTCAGTGAGTTAGAGCCTAAATAAGGAAGTGAGTATATGTTAGAATGGCAATGGTTACAGCCATTAGGTAAAGGATTTTTATTGACATTATTTTATTTTGTATGGACTCTCGTTATCAGTGTTCCGATAGGACTTGGGATTGCAATACTGCAACGCTCTTTACCCAATTGGGTACGGATGATGATACAAGGTTTTGTCTATGTGTTTAGAGGGACACCGTTGTTACTACAAATAATGTTCGTATATTTTGGATTGCCACTACTAGGAATCGTTTTGCAGCGTGAACAAGCTGCGTTAGTAACATTGATATTAAATTATACCGCCTATTTTATCGAAATATTTCGTGGTGGCATTCAAGCGGTACCGCCGGGACAATTCGAGGCACTGAAAGTATTGTCAATTAATAAATGGGTTGGTTGGCGACGTGTCATCATGCCACAAGTTTGGCGTACGGTCATGCCATCAATAGGTAATGAGGTTATCACGCTCATTAAAGACACCTCACTTATTTATGTATTAGGTTTAGATGATTTATTAAAGGTCGGTAAAACGTTGGCGAATCAACAAGCGAGTTTACTGCCGTATGTTTATGTGAGCATTATTTATTTGCTATTTACAGGGTTTGTTAGTGTGCTACTGCAAAAGATTGAACAGAAAATGGGGAAGGCATTATGAGTTTAGTTGTCAAAAATTTAGAAAAACGATTTGGAACGCAGACCATCTGTAAAAATTTTAATCTTGAGATGGCACCGGGAGAGATGACATTATTAGTAGGTGCTTCTGGCAGCGGTAAAACGACGGTGTTGAGGCTGTTAAATCATCTTGAATTTGTAGATAAGGGAACAATTTTAGTTAACGGTAATTATTTAGTTCGAGACGGAGAGTATGCGACACCGCAAAAGATAAAGGCATATCAACGTTCGATTGGCTATGTATTTCAAGATTATCAACTTTTTCCGCAGTTAACGGTTTTAGAAAATATTTTACTCGCACCAATGAGTAATCAAGTCGCGCCTGAAAAAGAGTTAGAACAAATAGCAGAACGGTGGCTCGAGCGTTTGGGACTGGCTGATAAAGCACGAGTGTATCCTTCCATTTTATCGGGTGGACAAAAACAACGGGTAGCGATTATTCGGGCAATGATGCTGCAGCCGGCATTATTATGTTTTGATGAACCGACTTCAGCCTTAGATGAACATAATACGAGGGAGTTTGTTCGAATTATCAAAGAGCTACAGGCGATGCAAATGATGATACTTATTGTAACGCATGATAAATTTTTAGTGGAACAATTAGCGGCGACTGCTAAAATTGTCACCGCTGAAGCGTTTAATAAACAACCTTCTAAAACACGAACATTAAGTAAGAAAATGAATATAAAGTTAATATTTAGTTGAGTTCCACTACCATTCATTTTATAGTGTAGTTGTCAGGCTAATAATGGTCGATAAATTGAATTGAAGAGGTGTTTGTGTGTCTGAAGTGAAAATGGAAGAAACGTTAAAATACAGTATTAATGATAAGCCACCGATGGGAGTGACGATTGTTTTAGCGCTGCAACATATTTTAGCAGCTTTTGCCGGCATTGTTGCTGTACCGCTTGTGGTGTGTAGCGCCTTAGGATTTGATGCGCAACAGACATCATTAATGGTGAGTGCAACGATTTTTGCCTCAGGTATTACGACTGTCTTGCAGTCAAAAGGATTGGGGCCAATTGGTTCGCGAGTGTCTGGGATGATGGGGACTGATTTTACATTTGTTAATCCGTCAATTAGTGTAGGGGCTCGGTTAGGTGTAGCTGGAATTGTTGGCGCAACGATTTTAGGTTCTTTTGTAGAAATTATACTTAGTCGATTCGTTAAACCATTGATGCGCTTTTTCCCGCCATTGATTACCGGTACAGTTGTATCATTAATTGGGATTACGTTATTGCCTGTCAGTATTGATTGGGCCGGAGGCGGCGTCGGTTCGAGTGACTACGGCTCAGTACGGAATATTGGAGTGGCGTTCATAATTATGGTTTTTACCTTATTGTTGAGTCACTATGGTAAAGGGATGTGGAGTACTGCCTCTGTATTTATTGGGATGGTATTTGGTTATATTATTTGTATTCCGTTAGGAATGGTTGATTTATCTGCTGTACAGAAAGCGTCTTGGTTTGCATTACCGGCAGTGTTTCGATATGGTGTCGCTTTTGATTTGGCGTCAACCTTATCATTTGTTCCGGCCTATGTCGTTTCATTAATTGGTACGGTTGGAATTATGATGGCCATCGGCGAAGCGTCTGGTGAGAAAATTTCGAGTGAACGTGCCGCAAATGGGGTTTTAGCCGATGGTGTGGGGTCGATGATTTCCGGGATGTTTGGAGCGGGTCCGAATACTGCTTTTTCACAAAATGTTGGTTTGATTACTTTAACTAAAGTTGCCAGTACTCATGTAATGATAGTGGCAGGGATTATTTTAGCTATCTTAGGAGTATTTCCGAAATTATCTGCATTGATTTCAGTAATGCCGCAACCCGTTTTAGGTGGTGTTGGTGTGATTATGTTTGGTTTAGTCGCCGCACAAGGGTTAAAAACCTTAGCGCAAATCAAACTTGGTGACCGTGAATTATTAATTATTTCAGTGGCATTTGCTTTAGGTATTGGAGTAACTGTGCGCCCGGATATTTTATCAGGGTTACCAACGAGTATCCAAATGATATTGTCTTCGGGTATTTCAACGGGAACATTGGCAGCTTTAATTTTAAATATTGTATTAAAAGAAAAGGCGTAATCAACATGGAATGAATAATATTTGCTTGGACACTCATTGAAACGCTAGATATTCAGTTGACTCAAAGACAGTCAAAAGATGTCAGCGGCTACATAATAATTTTGAAAAATGGGTGTGACAATTAGAAAAAATATGATATACTATCTGTGTATCACACAAACAATACTCCCTATGTTGATTATGTGTGATCGGGTAGATTATACCTACTCTCTATTAACATCAGATATATTCCAGAAGCATACTCTCCCTAAGTTATGCTTCATTCTCCCTATATTTATATAACGTTACAATAATATGTATGTATCTGATGTAAAACACCACAATCGCGATGTGGTGTTTTTTTTGTGTAAAAAAACACCACTTGTTCAAAATGTACAAGTGGTATTGACATTATTTATCTTCGCTGATGTCATCGTGATTATTATTTTCATCAACAATCACAAGGCGAGTCCGTTTACGAGTATGAGTACGGACACTGTATACAATGGTACGAATCGCACGGGCGACGCGACCTTTTTTACCAATAACGCGACCAATATCTTCTTTATTTAAGTGCAGATGATATTCGTAAAATTCTGCTGTATCTACCTCTTCAATACGTAAATCCTCAGGAAATTCGATTAAAGGTGTCACAATTGTTTTAATTAATTGATTAATATTTGCCATGTAAGTACATCCTTTTTTATTTTAATCGTTTTTTACCCCGTTATCTTAGCATATAAATGTTAAATGGTCAAATTTGTCTAATTTTTTAGTGTGATGCTTGGTTGATAAAAGACTCATTTCACAGTGGTTTTTATCAAATATAATGTGATAAAGGTGATGAAACTTACGACAGCTACCATACCCGACATCGAGACATTAATATAGTTTGCTAAATAGTAGCCACCAATCGCATTGATAGTCGAAACAATCATCCCAATCAACAATAATTGTGTAAAGCTTTTTGCAAAAAGTTGAGCGGCTAATGCGGGTGCAACCATCATCGCAATGACTAAAATGGCACCAACACTTTGGAATGCGACAACACTCGTCAAAGAAACAAGTGTCATTAATACAAAATCTAGTGTCGAAACAGGAATGCCAATAGCGCGCGCATATGTTTCGTCGAATAATCGTATAATGAGTGGTCGGTAAGTAAATGCTAAAAAGAGTAATAATATCACTAATACCACAATGTTTTGCACGAATGCTTTGGGAACATCGATGCCGAGAAAGGTCATTCGATTCAGTGGCGCAAAGACAACTTGACCTAATAACACCATATCAATATCCAAGTGTACACCGGATAAATATTTTGAGATTAAGACGATGGCTGTTGAGAAAAAGGCCGAAAAGATGAGTCCGATGGCAGCATCTTGTTGGATAGCGGTATTTTTGACAATGGTTTCAACGGCAAAGACGGTAAGGACACCAAACACTGTCGCGCCGACAATCAACCAAGGTGAATCTAAGTCGTTGACGATGAAAAAGGCGATAACAATACCCAATAATATCGTATGAGAAATCGCATCAGCAATCATCACAGATTGTTTTTGCACGAGTAAATTACCGATAATACTGCAAGCGAGTCCTACAACGATTAAAATCCATAATGACTCAATCACTTTATCCACCCCTTACTTTTCATAATACCATTTGGGGCGATGAAAATTGAAATCGCAGATAATACAAATAAACAAAGGACAACGGTTGGACCGGTTGCTAATTTTGTGACGGTCGTACTGAGCCAAGTGCCGATTAATGCGGAAATAAGTCCAGAAGCAGAAGCAATCCACAACATTTTTTTATATTCACGTGTCCATTGCATCGCAATAATTGTTGGTGTAATCAGCAAACTACTAATTAAGAGGGCGCCTACCGCTTTTAAGCCAACACTGATAATTAGTAATGCTAATAGTAAATTCAATAAATTAATCTTTCGTATAGAAATACCGATGGCTGCCGCAAACTGTTTATCAAATAAGACTAATTTTATTTTGGGGTAAAACAGATAAAAGATACCTAGTGCAATAACCGCGCAAATGGCGATGAGTATCACATCGTCGGTTGTTAGATAGGAAGCTTGCCCCATAATATAATTTTCTAAACCAGCTTGTGAAGCATTTGTAAAATTACTATTACCTTGAATATAACTCATCAGTACCATACCAAGCCCAAATAAAGATGAAAGAACGAGTGCTAATAAACTATCATAGTGAAAGGCTTCGTACTTACTGAGCCAATGGATAAGTAATAAGGCCACCAATCCTGCGCCGATAGCACCTAATAATAAAAAGAATGGTGAGCGGTTTTGAATAATCATAAACGCAATAATAATACCAGGATAGGCGGAGTGCCCAATCGCATCTCCTAGTTGGCTTTGGCGTTCTAATACTAGTGAACTACCGATGACACTTGCGGCTACGCTGAGAAAACTTAAACCAACGGCTACGACTAGAAATATATAGTGGTTAAACCATAGATTTGTCATTAGAATGCCCCCAATCTGTTTTCGCGGTGCCAGTATAAGCCAGATTGATATTTTCTTGTGTCATCACTTCATGAATTGGACCCGCTGCAATCACCGTGCGGTTTAATAAGACGACATAGTCGAAATAATCGGCCACTGTTTCTAATTGATGATGGACAGTGATACTTGACCGTTTTTCATTTTTTAATTGTGCTAACTGCTCCATAATCAAGGCTTCACTTGTTTTATCGACACCAGCTAATGGCTCGTCTAAGAAATACGCTTGAGCATCTTGAGCGATGGCGCGCGCTAGGAAAACACGTTGTTTTTGCCCGCCGGACAATTGATTGATTTGTCGGTCTTGTAAATCAGTGAGCGCCATTTTTTCGATAGCGAATAGGGCACGTTCCTTTTGTTCCGGCTGAATGCGTTGAAAACCGAACCGTTGACTAGTTATTCCCATTTGGACGACGTCCAAGACAGTCGTCGGGAAATGCCAATTAACATTTGCGCGTTGCGGGACATAAGCGACTTGGTCGCGAACCTCACGAATAGGGCGTTCAAGTACTAGTAATTCGTCAGCTTGATAAGGTATAAGATGGAGAGCTGCTTGCATTAAGGTTGATTTTCCGGCACCATTAGGACCAATAATCGCAATCCGTTGCTCGGTTGGTAGCACTAAGTTGATATCGTGTAGTGCTTGTGTCTGTTGATAACTAACAGCTAAATTTTTTATTGTTAATAAGTGTGTCATAACACTACCTTCCTTCGTTATAAATGATATATTGGATATATCGTGTGTAACACACACGCAAAATAATTAGAATGATATGTTTTATTATCGCCTAAAACGCCGAAAGAGTAAACTAATTACACCGCGTTAGGAGGACATCAATGTCAAACGATGTATTAGTTTACTTCTTTTAGCGAAATGTATGAAGCTCATACATTAGTTATTAAGACGAACTGGAATTATCGTCTGGTTGATTATCAGCAACAATATTATTGTGCTTGTGAAAGATATTTAACAATTACTTTGACATTGTGTTGATACATTGAAATATATGTATCGCCATTTTGTCCTTTAGGGGCAAGTGAGTCTGAGAATAATGCTTCATCTTCATTATTGACGACGTCGACTTTACCACCTTTTGCTTTAACAGCTTCCTGTAATTTTTTCATACGTTCAGGATTCGTTGTTGATTCTACGAAAATTGCTGGAATTTTATGTTTGATAATGAAATCAACCGTTTCACCAATTTGTTGGTTAGATACTTCTGAGTTTGTACTGACACCTTGAGGCGCATAAACAGTGAATCCATAGCTGCGTGCAAAGTAATTGAAGGCATCATGAGGTGTAACTAGATAACGTTGTTCTTTTGATAAGACGCTTAATTCTTTTTCAACCCATTTAGCTAATTCATCCAGTTTTGCTAAATAAGCAGTGGTGTTTTTAGCAATTTGTTCTTTTAACTCTGGGTATTTTTCTTGTAAGGTATTGCTAGCTGTTTGAGTCGCTTGTTTATATAATTTGATATCGAACCAGAAGTGTGGGTCAACAACTGAAGTGTTGTCCTCTTCCATCTCATTTATGGCGTCTTTATCAAAGTCTTTCGTAACAGCTGTACCGTATTTTTCTAATACATCAACCATTTTCCCTTCGAAATGTAAGCCGTGATATAAAACTAAATCAGCTTTAGCAACTTTTTGTACATCTTGTGCTTTTGGTTGGTACAAATGTGGGTCGCTACCTGCTGGCATAAGTGTTTCAACATCAACAGCATCTCCTGCCAATTCACGAACCATATCCGCTAAAAAGGTTGTGGTAACCGTAACGGTTGGTTTTTTTGCTGCTGACCCTATGGATATCGGTAAGAGCAATAGGGTACATAGTAGTGCTGCGGCAACTTTTAACGATTTTTTTAACATATAATTCTCCTTTTTTAGGCAAACCTAAATTTATTTCTTGAACTTAGTATACAACAGCTTTAAAAAATAATCAATAGGTTTGCCTAAAAATTTTTAGGGCAGCTTAAAAATTGTGTATTCCCTTATAAAATGGTATGATAAAGCAAGCATTACGGCTATTCATTTCAATAAAGGAAGAAGGCGAGACCGCGCAATGTCACAAAGTAGAGAAGATTATATTAAATATATTTTTGAACAAAGTCCGGATGGATTAGTGTCGAATAAATCAATAGCTCAAGGAATGCGGGTATCTGCTCCATCTGTTTCTGAAATGATTGGCAAATTATCTGAAGAGGGGCTAGTATCCTATGAACGGTATCAAGGAGCGAAGTTGACGGAATCAGGTAAGAGTATGGCAATTGACTTAATTCGCAAGCATGAAATATGGGAATATTTTTTAGAGCGCGAGCTGGGTTATGGTAAAGTAGAAGTGCACGAATTGGCTGAAGTGTTAGAACACGTTACCTCAACGGAGTTAGCCAATCGATTAGCGCAATACATTAATTATCCGGAATAGGTGAAGTGTATGACGGTGAGTTCTTTTGTGCGAATGAATCAATTGTTCGGCTTTTATCAGTCTTTGTTGACGCTAAGACAACAAGAGATGCTTTCATTATATTATGAAGAGGATTATTCTCTAGCAGAAATTTCAGAGCATTATCAAATTAGTCGTCAAGCCGTTCATGATACGATAAAGCGCAGCGAAAAAGCGCTGGAACAATATGAAGAAAACTTACATTTATTAGAGCGACGATTACAGCGCGAACAATGGCTGGATGCGTTAGAAGAACAAATTGATAATAAAGCAGCTATATTAGCCATTGTGCAACAATTACGAGATTATGATGAATAAAATTGAAATAAAGAGTGAAAGGATGTTTAAATTTAATGGCATTTGAAGGATTATCCGAACGTCTGCAATCGGCAATTAGCCAGGTGGGTGCAGGCGGAAAAATTACTGAAGCAGACTTAAAACAGATGATGCGGGAGATTCGTTTAGCCTTACTCGAAGCGGACGTTAACTTTCAAGTAGTAAAAACATTTGTCAAAAAAGTAAATGAGCGCGCGTTAGGTTCTGATGTATTAGAATCCTTGTCACCCGCGCAACAAGTCTTAAAAATTGTTGATGAAGAATTAACTGCTTTAATGGGTGGCGAATTAGTAGAGTTGAATTTTTCTCCTGCGCCACCAACCATTATTATGATGGCTGGTTTACAAGGGGCTGGTAAAACAACCACAGTGGGTAAATTAGCGAAATATGTGGTGGAAAAAGGTAAAAAACGTCCATTATTAGTTGCTGGTGACGTGTACCGTCCCGCAGCGATTGATCAGTTGGAAACGATTGGGGCGCAATTAGGTTTTGATGTTTTTAGCTATGGAACCCAAGCGAACCCAGTTGATATTGCGCGTGATGCAGTGGCACAAGCGAAATTGCAAGGCAATGAGGTTGTGATTATCGATACGGCAGGGCGTTTGCATGTCAACGAAGAATTAATGGAAGAGCTGCGTCAAATTAAAGCGACGGTTCAACCACATGAAATCTTATTAACGGTTGATGCGATGACTGGTCAAGATGCTGTGAATGTTGCCCAATCCTTTAACGAAGCGCTGGATATTACTGGGGTTGTAATTACCAAGTTAGATGGAGATACTCGTGGTGGTGCGGCGCTATCGATTCGTTCCATTACGAATAAACCGATTAAGTTTACCGGACAAGGTGAGCAGCTTGATGCATTAGAACCATTCTACCCAGAACGTATGTCCAGTCGTATTCTCG
The genomic region above belongs to Aerococcaceae bacterium zg-1292 and contains:
- a CDS encoding metal-dependent transcriptional regulator, whose translation is MSQSREDYIKYIFEQSPDGLVSNKSIAQGMRVSAPSVSEMIGKLSEEGLVSYERYQGAKLTESGKSMAIDLIRKHEIWEYFLERELGYGKVEVHELAEVLEHVTSTELANRLAQYINYPE
- the ffh gene encoding signal recognition particle protein gives rise to the protein MAFEGLSERLQSAISQVGAGGKITEADLKQMMREIRLALLEADVNFQVVKTFVKKVNERALGSDVLESLSPAQQVLKIVDEELTALMGGELVELNFSPAPPTIIMMAGLQGAGKTTTVGKLAKYVVEKGKKRPLLVAGDVYRPAAIDQLETIGAQLGFDVFSYGTQANPVDIARDAVAQAKLQGNEVVIIDTAGRLHVNEELMEELRQIKATVQPHEILLTVDAMTGQDAVNVAQSFNEALDITGVVITKLDGDTRGGAALSIRSITNKPIKFTGQGEQLDALEPFYPERMSSRILGMGDMMTLIEKAQKDFDEAKAKEMADKLKDASFDFNDFIEQMDQVTKMGPIKDLLKLIPGVSKIPGLDELNVDEKDMGRVKAIVYSMTPEERRNPDIISQSRRKRIAAGCGQSLADVNRMIKQFNQARQMMSQMSNGKMGGMKKMMNQMQQMQGGMPGMGGGMPNLSDRAFMSPEQIQKANEQKKIQRLLKKKKRR
- a CDS encoding YlxM family DNA-binding protein; this translates as MTVSSFVRMNQLFGFYQSLLTLRQQEMLSLYYEEDYSLAEISEHYQISRQAVHDTIKRSEKALEQYEENLHLLERRLQREQWLDALEEQIDNKAAILAIVQQLRDYDE